CCAAATTAAGCAATTCAGCGGAAAACAAAAAGCCTCTAAGTGAAACTTAGAGGCTTTTGATGCTCTTGAAAGATTTAGCGGATATTTAAAGTTTGAGTAAATTCAAACCGATTTCCATCTAAACTGTTTCATGAACTTCGGTCTAAGATCAAAGTCTTAGCTTACGATTGTGACGTCTACAGCCTGTGGTCCTTTTTCGCCTTCGCTCATGGTGAATTCTACTTTATCACCTTCTTCGAGATTCTTGAATCCATCATTCTGTATCGATGAGTAATGCACGAATGCATCTTCACCGTCATCACGAGTGATGAAACCGAATCCCTTTTGGGAATTGAACCATTTTACCGTACCTGTTTCACGATCTGCCATAATATTATTTCTCC
This genomic interval from Candidatus Neomarinimicrobiota bacterium contains the following:
- a CDS encoding cold-shock protein, with the translated sequence MADRETGTVKWFNSQKGFGFITRDDGEDAFVHYSSIQNDGFKNLEEGDKVEFTMSEGEKGPQAVDVTIVS